A window of Adhaeribacter arboris genomic DNA:
AAATTAGCAAAGGTTCGAAATATCCTAAAAATCAGAAAGTATCTTACTATTTTTTCTTGGCTAAGGTAAATAAATAAACTCAGGCCTTTATCTATTATTCTTTTATCATAAGCCAGTTAAATCAAAAATAAGGCTCTGCCGGTAAGCAACTGGTAATAATGGAAAACTCCCGTATCTTGAATTCGTTTACTTAAGCGAAAAAAGGAGATTGAAATGTACGATGTAATTATAGTGGGTGGTGGCCCGGCCGGAACGAGTGCTGCGATGCTGTTGGGGCGCTGCATGCGTAAAGTTCTTTTATTTGATTCCGGATTAGGCCGAAACCGGTGGTCGAATGCGATGAATGGCTTTATTTCGCGCGATGGTTATAACCCGGTTGAATTCATTAAACTTGCCCGCGAGGAGTTAACCAAGTATAATATTGAAGTAAAAAACAAAGTAGTAAAACACGTAAAACGCGCCGAAAACTATTTTGAAGTTACCGACCAGGAAGATCATTGTTACATGGCCCGTAAGGTTTTACTGGCAACCGGGGTGAAAGATCGGGTACCGGAGATACCCGGCATAGAAGAAAAATACGGTAAAAGCGTACACCATTGCCCCTACTGCGATGGCTGGGAATCACGAAATAAAGCGCTGGGAGCATATGGGCTAGGTCGCGATGCAGTTGGTTTATCTTTGTCTTTAAAAACCTGGAGCAGCGATGTTACTTTATATACCAATGGCACCCGTAAACTGCGCCGCGAAGACAATGCCTTGCTGGAAGCCAATGAGATAAAAATATGTACTGCTCCCATTGAACGCTTAGAAGGCGAAGGCAGCGAACTTTCCGAAATAGTTTTACAAGGAGGAAGCCGCCTCAAGTGCGAAGCTTTATTTTTTTCTACGGGCTCCGAACAACAATG
This region includes:
- a CDS encoding NAD(P)/FAD-dependent oxidoreductase, yielding MYDVIIVGGGPAGTSAAMLLGRCMRKVLLFDSGLGRNRWSNAMNGFISRDGYNPVEFIKLAREELTKYNIEVKNKVVKHVKRAENYFEVTDQEDHCYMARKVLLATGVKDRVPEIPGIEEKYGKSVHHCPYCDGWESRNKALGAYGLGRDAVGLSLSLKTWSSDVTLYTNGTRKLRREDNALLEANEIKICTAPIERLEGEGSELSEIVLQGGSRLKCEALFFSTGSEQQCDLATSLGCDFTSKGVVKTYQHQQTNIPGLYVAGDAARDMQLVIVAASEGTKAGVMINKELQEEFRLQITDVRV